The DNA window tcctccccctcccccgccgccgctggtcaCCGAGCAGCAggccggcaccggcgccggcatgCCGCACTTCCTCGCTCCGGCGAGGgggctcggcggcgcggggaggtaCCCGCTCAGGAGGAGGCTGTGCGCGGCCAGGAGCGTGGTgttcctgccgccgccggccgaggaggcgtTCTTGGGCGCGTACGTGCCGCCGGCGGATCTTGTCCCCTCGCGCTCGCGGAGCTAATAAAGATTTTGGGCGTGTAGTGCGCGCGCGCTCTGTGCAGATGTTCTACATGTTCTTGGGGTTTTGCTTGATAGTGATTTAGGATTTCGAGtaggaagaaaaataatgcGATTTCgatctttttcttgtttcctCA is part of the Oryza brachyantha chromosome 2, ObraRS2, whole genome shotgun sequence genome and encodes:
- the LOC121053659 gene encoding uncharacterized protein LOC121053659 — encoded protein: MERRLHRAAAAAQREEERLHRFLRPGALARLRDSRIVARSLRSAAAAATRLLPTSLPPPPPPPPLVTEQQAGTGAGMPHFLAPARGLGGAGRYPLRRRLCAARSVVFLPPPAEEAFLGAYVPPADLVPSRSRS